In one Leptotrichia sp. OH3620_COT-345 genomic region, the following are encoded:
- a CDS encoding iron ABC transporter permease produces MNSNINMKKIYAGLLIFLLIFIFMALYLGDIKVSFKDAVNILLNRKIEDESLRTIILNVRLPRIIMAILIGMLLSCSGTVVQTVFQNPLADPYIIGISASATFGAVIAFMLGMPDIMYGILGFIASVIVALIIFRLSNQKTRTDIASLLIIGIAVSSFLGAFTSFSMYLIGQDSFKIIAWMMGYIGNASWTKVFILLFPLGLSVIYFYLKRYDLDLLLSGDEEAHSLGADIGKLKKNMLIVSSFIIGFSVAFTGMIGFVGLIAPHTVRLLTKSSSNTKLIPLATLGGGIFLLVCDTIGRTLLSPVEVPIGVVTAFFGAPFFLYLAMKKKKVG; encoded by the coding sequence ATGAATTCTAATATAAATATGAAGAAAATATATGCAGGACTGTTAATCTTCCTGCTTATATTCATATTTATGGCTTTATATCTGGGAGATATAAAAGTTTCTTTTAAAGATGCGGTAAATATTTTATTGAATAGGAAAATAGAAGATGAATCATTGAGGACGATAATACTTAATGTAAGACTTCCAAGAATAATAATGGCAATATTAATAGGAATGCTGCTTTCCTGTTCAGGAACAGTTGTTCAGACAGTATTTCAAAATCCTCTGGCAGATCCGTATATAATCGGAATATCTGCAAGTGCTACATTTGGAGCCGTGATAGCTTTTATGTTGGGGATGCCTGATATAATGTATGGAATATTGGGATTTATTGCATCGGTAATAGTGGCATTAATAATATTCAGACTGTCAAACCAGAAAACGAGGACGGATATAGCATCCTTGCTGATTATAGGGATTGCGGTATCTTCCTTTCTGGGAGCATTTACTTCGTTTAGTATGTATCTTATCGGACAGGATTCCTTCAAAATAATAGCTTGGATGATGGGATATATAGGTAATGCATCGTGGACAAAAGTATTTATTTTATTGTTTCCGCTCGGATTATCCGTCATATATTTTTATCTAAAGAGATACGATTTGGATTTGCTGTTGAGTGGAGACGAGGAAGCTCATTCTCTGGGGGCTGATATTGGAAAACTGAAAAAGAATATGCTTATAGTTTCTTCATTTATAATAGGATTTTCGGTAGCCTTTACGGGAATGATAGGATTTGTGGGGCTGATAGCTCCGCATACTGTAAGGCTTCTGACAAAAAGCAGCAGTAATACTAAACTTATACCTCTTGCTACATTAGGCGGAGGAATATTTTTACTTGTTTGTGATACAATAGGTCGGACACTTTTAAGTCCGGTTGAAGTACCTATAGGAGTAGTAACGGCATTTTTTGGAGCACCTTTTTTTCTATACCTTGCAATGAAAAAGAAAAAGGTGGGGTAG
- a CDS encoding TonB-dependent receptor encodes MLKKIGILSLLAVAGVLHAEMEYEGRMEESVVTATGFSENVEKQIKNITVITRQDIKDKGYNSVEDMLRRAPGINFVNPGFGQIVDIRGQGAEKASGRVKILVDGVSMNLLDLSHGLVPINSVSVEDIERIEIIPGGGSVLYGNGTAGGVVNIITKKISKDGAHGKIYYQGSSYNTNKGGARTGIKFNENFSIDFGYENINGKGYREKDENSNEFINGGFTLQNEKHKLRFKATRYDEEGKTTSALTLEEMNRNRRQAGENPNSTNAVKKEYTLEYNIKPVDNLEFTILGYNQKMRREYDQDYGRGITNKGIFQDRKNGVNLKGNFDYGKGNLVFGYEYINNKMLRRSTNFLTLRGRTRTLSDTLINLSKETNSAFLLGRHALTDRLEGTLGYRYEAAKYKIHRTDGKNTLISNSKETNNAYEASLNFKYSDTGNVYAKYERGFRSPSPTELTNKDRLKGYSLNGVKPETYDTYEIGVKDMIFNSFISLTGFYTRTKDEISIIWGPGGHGVAWEYRNLDETQRKGFELFAEQYLGKLRINESVSYVDAKITKGKNKGQKIAYVPSTKATLGVAYDIISGLALKADVNYLSGQVDNGNSKIKGYSTTDLGVNYRHESGWGIDAGVKNVFGKKYYTFKNGDAYKPAGERQYYLGVNYEF; translated from the coding sequence ATGTTGAAAAAAATCGGTATTTTAAGCCTACTGGCAGTGGCAGGTGTATTGCACGCCGAAATGGAATACGAAGGAAGAATGGAGGAAAGTGTAGTAACTGCTACAGGATTTAGCGAAAATGTCGAAAAGCAAATAAAAAATATTACGGTTATTACAAGGCAGGACATTAAGGACAAAGGATATAATTCAGTGGAAGATATGTTGAGAAGAGCACCGGGAATTAATTTTGTAAATCCGGGGTTCGGTCAGATCGTAGATATAAGGGGACAGGGAGCGGAAAAAGCTTCAGGACGTGTAAAAATCCTTGTAGACGGAGTTTCCATGAATTTATTGGATTTATCTCATGGTCTTGTACCTATTAATTCAGTATCGGTTGAGGATATTGAAAGAATAGAAATTATTCCCGGAGGAGGATCTGTCCTGTATGGAAATGGAACTGCAGGAGGGGTGGTAAATATAATCACAAAAAAAATAAGCAAAGACGGAGCACATGGGAAAATTTATTATCAGGGAAGTTCTTATAATACAAATAAAGGCGGAGCAAGAACAGGAATAAAATTTAATGAAAACTTTTCTATAGATTTCGGATATGAAAATATTAACGGAAAAGGATATAGAGAAAAAGATGAAAACTCAAATGAATTTATAAATGGAGGATTTACTCTTCAAAATGAAAAACATAAATTAAGATTTAAAGCTACAAGATATGATGAAGAAGGTAAAACTACAAGTGCATTGACACTGGAAGAAATGAACCGTAACAGAAGACAGGCAGGTGAAAATCCAAATTCTACAAATGCCGTAAAAAAAGAATACACTCTTGAATATAATATAAAACCTGTTGATAATCTTGAATTTACAATTTTAGGATATAATCAAAAAATGAGAAGAGAATATGATCAGGATTATGGAAGAGGAATTACTAATAAGGGGATTTTCCAAGACAGAAAAAACGGAGTTAATTTAAAAGGAAATTTTGATTATGGAAAGGGAAATCTTGTATTCGGATATGAATATATAAACAATAAAATGTTAAGACGTTCTACAAATTTTCTGACATTAAGAGGAAGAACAAGAACACTGTCAGATACATTGATAAATCTGTCCAAAGAAACAAATTCGGCTTTCCTACTTGGAAGACATGCACTTACAGACAGACTGGAAGGAACATTGGGTTACAGATATGAGGCTGCAAAATATAAGATACACAGAACGGATGGAAAAAATACGTTAATATCAAATTCCAAAGAAACAAATAATGCATATGAAGCATCGCTGAATTTTAAATATTCGGATACGGGAAATGTATATGCTAAATATGAAAGAGGATTCAGATCACCAAGTCCTACAGAACTGACAAATAAAGACAGACTGAAAGGGTATAGTTTAAACGGAGTTAAGCCTGAAACTTATGATACTTATGAAATAGGAGTTAAAGATATGATATTTAACTCATTTATAAGTCTGACAGGATTCTATACAAGAACTAAAGATGAAATATCCATAATCTGGGGACCGGGAGGACATGGAGTAGCTTGGGAATACAGAAACCTTGATGAAACTCAAAGAAAAGGATTTGAACTGTTTGCAGAGCAATACTTAGGAAAATTGAGAATAAACGAATCAGTTTCATATGTAGATGCTAAAATAACTAAGGGAAAAAATAAAGGACAGAAAATAGCTTATGTTCCTTCAACAAAAGCAACATTAGGGGTAGCTTATGACATTATTTCAGGATTGGCATTAAAAGCAGACGTAAATTATCTGTCAGGTCAGGTAGATAATGGAAATAGTAAGATAAAAGGTTACTCAACAACTGATCTGGGAGTTAACTACAGACACGAAAGCGGCTGGGGAATTGATGCAGGAGTAAAAAATGTATTTGGTAAGAAATATTATACATTTAAAAATGGAGATGCCTATAAACCGGCCGGAGAAAGACAATATTATTTAGGAGTAAATTATGAATTCTAA
- a CDS encoding biopolymer transporter ExbD yields MRFVNRRSKRNAEISMLNLIDVIFMLLIFFMITTTFNKYTQFKMTVPKTDTEFNNKKETAVELIVNRNQNYFLKVDNNIKNINVENIKEEFSRINPNLLENVILTADEHLEYGVIVGIMGRLKNQNVKNINLNIQKNNK; encoded by the coding sequence ATGAGGTTTGTAAACAGAAGAAGTAAAAGAAATGCCGAGATATCAATGTTAAATTTAATAGATGTCATATTTATGTTGTTAATATTTTTTATGATAACAACAACCTTTAATAAATACACTCAATTTAAAATGACAGTACCTAAAACGGATACAGAATTTAATAATAAGAAAGAAACGGCAGTTGAACTTATAGTAAACAGAAATCAGAATTATTTTTTAAAAGTGGACAACAATATAAAAAATATAAATGTGGAAAATATAAAAGAAGAATTTTCAAGGATAAATCCTAACCTTTTGGAGAATGTAATACTTACAGCCGACGAGCATCTTGAATATGGTGTAATAGTCGGAATTATGGGGAGATTAAAAAATCAAAACGTGAAAAATATTAATCTCAATATACAAAAAAATAATAAATAA
- a CDS encoding MotA/TolQ/ExbB proton channel family protein: MWVILLASICGFAVILEKLFIFLTSEKNFTEEYKEKLYRVLKNGKKKDILDLCKNKNDTISKLVVNTVENSDINFDEIEHLNKQCIEEIITANILEQTIKLEKGMWLLGAVVNTAPQLGLLGTVTGMIMSFSALNTGGVENIGAVASGISEALYTTAFGLMVAIPFLIFYNFFNKKIDHVVLEMEKVCLHFLNRLQNIHNGK; this comes from the coding sequence ATGTGGGTGATACTTCTGGCTTCTATATGCGGTTTTGCAGTAATTCTTGAAAAATTATTTATTTTTTTAACAAGTGAAAAAAATTTCACTGAAGAATATAAAGAAAAATTATATAGAGTTTTAAAAAATGGAAAAAAGAAAGATATACTTGATTTATGTAAAAATAAAAATGATACTATTTCAAAACTTGTAGTAAACACGGTAGAAAATTCAGATATAAATTTTGATGAAATAGAACATCTTAATAAACAGTGCATTGAAGAAATTATAACGGCAAACATTCTGGAACAGACGATAAAACTTGAAAAAGGAATGTGGTTATTGGGAGCAGTTGTAAATACTGCACCTCAGCTGGGGTTGCTCGGAACGGTTACAGGAATGATAATGTCATTTTCAGCATTGAATACGGGCGGTGTAGAGAATATAGGAGCAGTGGCTTCAGGGATTTCAGAGGCATTGTATACTACGGCGTTCGGATTGATGGTAGCAATACCGTTCCTGATATTTTATAATTTTTTTAATAAAAAGATAGATCATGTAGTTCTGGAGATGGAAAAAGTGTGCCTTCACTTTCTGAACAGGCTACAGAATATCCATAATGGAAAATAA
- a CDS encoding hemolysin III family protein gives MIDNKSINNTGLEHNTSEGEEIANFVSHTVGAGLSVIAFILLTIRASWTRELAAIVSFMIFGIGLIVLYTMSSIYHGLKSGTAKRIFEIFDHSAIYILIAATYTPFLVLVVKSKTGIMILWAQWIICILGILFKSFFTGKMKMFSTLLYLFMGWMIVFAFKELKDNINSVSLMFLISGGILYSLGTIFYTWKICKFNHMIWHIFVIFGSVSHFFAVWFLV, from the coding sequence ATGATAGATAATAAATCAATTAATAATACAGGACTTGAACATAATACTTCAGAAGGAGAAGAAATAGCAAATTTTGTAAGTCACACTGTAGGAGCAGGACTTTCAGTAATTGCATTTATTCTTTTAACGATAAGAGCGTCGTGGACAAGAGAATTAGCAGCCATAGTATCTTTTATGATATTCGGTATAGGGCTTATCGTCCTTTATACTATGTCATCAATCTATCACGGTCTGAAATCCGGAACTGCCAAAAGAATTTTTGAAATATTTGACCATTCCGCTATTTATATATTAATCGCGGCAACATACACACCTTTTCTCGTACTTGTGGTTAAATCAAAAACGGGAATAATGATTTTGTGGGCTCAATGGATTATATGTATTCTGGGTATTCTCTTTAAATCTTTTTTTACAGGAAAAATGAAAATGTTTTCCACGCTGCTTTATCTTTTTATGGGTTGGATGATAGTATTCGCCTTTAAAGAACTTAAGGATAATATAAATAGTGTTTCACTTATGTTTCTTATAAGCGGAGGAATTCTTTATTCCTTAGGAACTATTTTCTACACTTGGAAAATCTGTAAATTTAATCATATGATATGGCATATATTTGTTATTTTCGGAAGTGTTTCACACTTTTTTGCAGTGTGGTTTCTTGTGTAA
- a CDS encoding Abi family protein: MREEKKFKTISEQLEGLKRKNLMFNGESDENFAIDVLEKTNFYTLVNGYKEIFLDVNYQKINNNDPDERYEKDTFFKDLYFLYYFDSELRHVFLKFIFMFESNIKAKIIYYFSEKFYENNNAYLDKNNFNYTDSFLQSNIEMLIKKMEKIIDNQKKLPNTRINHYSQYYSAIPLWVLMPQLDFGTISHFFKYCTKDIQSKIAKHLKSNFIKNYPEYNNSFILTSEVLSNMLFFINSFRNICAHNERLYNHRYYNNNINTTVIHDFYHLKFKYSVFDLILLLMGFMTPSEYELFKKLIASPLAFLYCNIGKERFIKIVQKMKFSRKWEEILKIKDDFEKFKLIYSN, encoded by the coding sequence ATGCGAGAAGAAAAAAAGTTTAAAACTATTTCTGAACAGCTTGAGGGATTAAAAAGAAAAAACTTAATGTTTAATGGTGAAAGTGACGAGAATTTTGCGATAGATGTATTGGAAAAAACAAATTTTTATACTTTAGTAAACGGATATAAAGAAATTTTTTTAGATGTTAATTATCAAAAAATAAACAATAATGATCCTGACGAAAGATATGAAAAAGATACTTTTTTTAAAGATTTATATTTTCTTTATTATTTTGATTCTGAGTTAAGACATGTATTTTTAAAGTTTATATTTATGTTTGAAAGCAATATAAAGGCTAAAATAATTTATTATTTTTCAGAAAAATTTTATGAGAATAATAATGCTTATTTGGATAAAAATAATTTTAACTATACTGATAGTTTTCTGCAATCTAATATAGAAATGTTAATTAAAAAAATGGAAAAAATAATTGATAATCAAAAAAAGCTTCCTAATACAAGAATAAATCATTATTCACAGTACTATAGTGCAATTCCTTTGTGGGTATTAATGCCACAGTTAGATTTTGGAACAATATCACACTTTTTTAAATATTGTACTAAAGATATTCAGTCAAAAATAGCTAAGCACTTGAAATCAAATTTTATAAAAAATTATCCCGAATATAACAATAGTTTCATATTAACATCGGAAGTTTTAAGTAATATGCTATTTTTTATAAACAGTTTTAGAAATATTTGTGCTCACAATGAAAGGTTATATAATCATAGATATTACAATAACAATATTAATACTACAGTTATACATGATTTTTATCATTTGAAGTTTAAATATAGTGTTTTTGATTTAATACTGCTCTTAATGGGTTTTATGACTCCATCAGAATATGAATTATTTAAAAAGCTGATAGCTTCTCCACTGGCTTTTCTTTATTGTAACATAGGAAAAGAAAGATTTATAAAAATTGTTCAGAAGATGAAGTTTTCCAGAAAATGGGAAGAGATATTAAAAATTAAGGATGATTTTGAGAAATTCAAACTTATTTATAGTAATTAA
- the gpmI gene encoding 2,3-bisphosphoglycerate-independent phosphoglycerate mutase, producing MKKKPVVLIILDGWGMNHHTEQIDAVRMAHPVNFERYKKEYPYTELRADGEFVGLPEGQFGNSEVGHLNIGAGRVVYQLLPKITKEIREGLILDNKPLSDIMNKTKENGKALHIMGLMSDGGVHSHINHIIGLVDMAKKKGLTEVYIHALMDGRDTPPEGGAEYLAQMENALKEIGIGKLATVVGRYYAMDRDNNWDRTELAYNTLFSGEGELAANSDEAIKNSYADEITDEFVKPTKIVGEGAPIGIIKDGDGIIFANFRPDRARQLTRSIIEENFEGFERKVHPKVNFVCMAQYDSTFDVPVAYPPQKIVNGFGEIVSKAGLVQIRTAETEKYAHVTFFFNGGVEEPYPGEIRLLSDSPKVPTYDLKPEMSAYKVKDRLIEELDKGGVDTVILNFANPDMVGHTGIVDAVIAACQTVDNCTGQIVHKVLEMDGAVLITADHGNADLLVDPETNAPYTAHTANPVPFVFITNDMKDVKLRNDGKLADIAPTMLDLLGLEKPAEMDGETLIVK from the coding sequence ATGAAGAAGAAACCTGTAGTTTTAATAATTTTGGACGGTTGGGGAATGAACCATCACACAGAACAGATAGATGCCGTAAGAATGGCACATCCTGTAAATTTTGAGAGATACAAAAAAGAATATCCATATACTGAATTAAGGGCAGATGGAGAATTTGTAGGTTTGCCTGAAGGTCAGTTCGGAAATTCCGAAGTGGGTCATTTAAATATAGGAGCGGGGAGAGTTGTATATCAGTTATTACCTAAAATTACGAAGGAAATTAGAGAAGGATTGATTTTAGATAATAAACCTCTTTCAGATATTATGAATAAGACAAAAGAAAATGGAAAAGCGCTGCATATAATGGGATTGATGTCAGATGGAGGAGTACACTCTCATATTAACCATATAATAGGATTAGTAGATATGGCTAAGAAAAAAGGGTTAACAGAAGTTTATATACATGCTTTAATGGATGGAAGAGATACACCGCCTGAAGGAGGTGCGGAATATCTTGCACAAATGGAGAATGCCTTAAAAGAAATAGGAATAGGAAAACTTGCGACGGTTGTAGGAAGATATTATGCAATGGACAGAGATAATAACTGGGACAGAACGGAGCTTGCTTATAATACACTGTTTTCAGGTGAGGGAGAATTAGCAGCGAATTCAGATGAAGCTATAAAAAATTCTTATGCTGATGAAATAACTGATGAATTTGTAAAACCTACAAAAATAGTAGGAGAGGGAGCCCCGATAGGTATAATAAAAGATGGTGACGGAATAATATTTGCAAATTTCAGACCTGACAGGGCAAGACAACTGACAAGATCAATAATTGAAGAAAATTTTGAAGGATTTGAGAGAAAAGTTCATCCTAAAGTGAATTTTGTATGTATGGCACAGTATGATTCGACATTTGATGTTCCTGTAGCTTATCCTCCTCAAAAAATAGTAAACGGATTTGGAGAAATTGTATCTAAAGCAGGACTTGTCCAAATAAGAACGGCTGAAACTGAAAAATATGCCCATGTTACATTTTTCTTCAACGGAGGAGTAGAAGAGCCTTATCCGGGAGAAATAAGACTGCTTTCAGATTCGCCGAAAGTTCCCACTTATGATTTAAAACCTGAAATGAGTGCCTATAAAGTAAAGGACAGACTTATTGAAGAACTTGACAAAGGAGGAGTGGATACTGTAATATTGAACTTTGCAAATCCTGATATGGTAGGACATACGGGAATAGTTGATGCAGTAATAGCGGCCTGTCAAACAGTGGATAATTGTACAGGGCAGATTGTTCATAAAGTATTGGAAATGGATGGAGCCGTTTTAATAACGGCAGATCATGGAAATGCGGATTTACTTGTTGATCCTGAGACAAATGCTCCTTATACTGCACACACTGCAAATCCGGTCCCGTTCGTATTCATTACAAATGATATGAAAGATGTAAAATTAAGAAATGATGGAAAATTAGCGGATATAGCACCAACAATGCTTGATTTACTTGGATTGGAAAAACCTGCCGAAATGGACGGGGAAACGTTAATAGTAAAATAA